A region of Culicoides brevitarsis isolate CSIRO-B50_1 chromosome 1, AGI_CSIRO_Cbre_v1, whole genome shotgun sequence DNA encodes the following proteins:
- the LOC134827215 gene encoding uncharacterized protein LOC134827215 isoform X1 — protein sequence MWKIILILSIATAVNAKKVRQEIFEQDLGDAFKIAPSTEGLAKVHLKCGADSMHVTLETEEDFHGVLYTRGSFYKQSEPCFVKPKGVKGERTLRMKFPLTQCQTVQDGDLYSNVIVVQHDPELITPGDSAFTVECDFRKPRSLNVEASMNARDSKLVMQPKSLELPPVAATTLATPTQLQPSYNDYLHKMHLKYYQRYSPEFYFHPYVYHQMNPNFYYLDYNNLIL from the exons atgtggaaaataattttaatactgAGCATCGCAACTGCTGTTAACGCTAAAAAAGTGCGACAAG aaattttcgaacaagACTTGGGCGACGCCTTCAAAATCGCGCCATCTACCGAGGGTCTTGCCAAAGTTCATCTCAAATGCGGCGCCGACTCCATGCACGTGACACTCGAAACTGAGGAAGACTTCCACGGAGTTCTTTACACTCGCGGCTCATTCTACAAACAATCTGAGCCATGTTTCGTCAAACCAAAAGGCGTCAAGGGCGAACGAACTCTCCGAATGAAATTCCCTCTCACGCAATGTCAAACAGTTCAAGATGGCGATCTTTACTCAAACGTCATTGTCGTTCAACATGATCCCGAACTCATCACGCCGGGAGATTCTGCCTTCACTGTCGAATGCGATTTTAGAAAACCCCGAAGTTTGAATGTTGAAGCTTCCATGAATGCTCGTGATag TAAATTGGTAATGCAGCCAAAGAGTCTTGAGCTCCCGCCTGTTGCTGCGACAACTCTTGCAACGCCAACGCAACTTCAGCCAAGCTACAACgattatttgcataaaatgcaCTTGAAATATTACCAACGATACAGTCCTGAATTTTACTTTCATCCTTACGTTTATCATCAAATGAATCCCAACTTTTACTATCTCGActacaataatttaattctgtaa
- the LOC134827215 gene encoding uncharacterized protein LOC134827215 isoform X2, translating to MWKIILILSIATAVNAKKVRQEIFEQDLGDAFKIAPSTEGLAKVHLKCGADSMHVTLETEEDFHGVLYTRGSFYKQSEPCFVKPKGVKGERTLRMKFPLTQCQTVQDGDLYSNVIVVQHDPELITPGDSAFTVECDFRKPRSLNVEASMNARDSKKASGSRITLANPDPSASETEEYIIRAKRSSAFINW from the exons atgtggaaaataattttaatactgAGCATCGCAACTGCTGTTAACGCTAAAAAAGTGCGACAAG aaattttcgaacaagACTTGGGCGACGCCTTCAAAATCGCGCCATCTACCGAGGGTCTTGCCAAAGTTCATCTCAAATGCGGCGCCGACTCCATGCACGTGACACTCGAAACTGAGGAAGACTTCCACGGAGTTCTTTACACTCGCGGCTCATTCTACAAACAATCTGAGCCATGTTTCGTCAAACCAAAAGGCGTCAAGGGCGAACGAACTCTCCGAATGAAATTCCCTCTCACGCAATGTCAAACAGTTCAAGATGGCGATCTTTACTCAAACGTCATTGTCGTTCAACATGATCCCGAACTCATCACGCCGGGAGATTCTGCCTTCACTGTCGAATGCGATTTTAGAAAACCCCGAAGTTTGAATGTTGAAGCTTCCATGAATGCTCGTGATag caaaaaagcaaGCGGATCTCGCATAACACTCGCGAATCCTGATCCATCGGCGAGCGAAACCGAAGAGTACATTATTCGAGCGAAACGTAGCTCGGCCTTCA TAAATTGGTAA
- the LOC134837825 gene encoding xanthine dehydrogenase-like, translating into MNELVTNSPLVFYVNGKRISIANPDPEDLLVHFLRENLHLTGTKIGCSEGGCGACTVMISKINRETGKIHHFAAISCLTPLCAMHGAAVTTVEGIGSIKNKLHPVQERLAKAHGLQCGFCTPGIVMSMYALLRNSDEKPSMKDLEKAFQGNLCRCTGYRPIIEGYRTFTKDFSEGKFKNQCPMGEKCCKNQLGNKLFDENEFEKYENQGQEVIFPPGLKNNNDLDTEFLLFKGPRVEWYRPVTLKQLKSIKEKFPFAKIIAGNTEIGLEMQKNLKKYQILINVEHISELKSIKKSSEGLKIGANVTLSSLEAILSTEIDENPTSTRLFKAIRDMLHWFSGAQVRNVATVVGNIVTASPISDLNPILLAAGVKLEIFNPKSNKTMVVEMNSSFFTGYRKTILAENDVVLSFFLPFNNKNQHFRAYKQSKRRDDDIAIVNLAINVELKDNSKEISSVKVAKKLNFKWNNDFLEAIIAKLSNYFNENLKNDAPGGETQYRKTLVLSLFYQGFLSILKEIDGEVLPRELIDLYEGQIPQSSQLFEKPDENQAKNDPIGRPEVTISAFKCTTGEAIYTDDIPSFKNELHMALLFSEKAHAKILKINPDKALKLEGVEAFFSAENLTEEQNKYTLVLDDERVFKDNVAECNGQVLGAIVAKSRKLAQEAVKLVEVEYEELEAIVTLEEAIERESFYPNFPIKLENGDVEALENDPKIMKFEGTFRTGKQEHFYIEPQSVIVVPKIFI; encoded by the exons ATGAATGAGCTCGTCACAAACTCGCCTCTCGTCTTCTACGTGAACGGCAAACGCATTTCCATCGCAAATCCCGATCCCGAAGACCTTCTCGTGCACTTTTTACGCGAAAATCTCCACTTAACTGGAACTAAAATCGGCTGTTCCGAAGGCGGATGCGGCGCTTGCACGGTAATGATCAGCAAAATTAACCGAGAAACcggaaaaattcatcatttcgcGGCAATTTCTTGCTTGACGCCGCTTTGTGCGATGCATGGTGCTGCTGTAACGACTGTCGAAGGCATCGGAAGCATCAAAAATAAGCTTCATCCGGTACAGGAACGACTTGCGAAGGCTCATGGACTTCAATGTGGGTTTTGTACGCCGGGAATTGTGATGTCAATGTACGCTTTATTGCGAAATAGTGACGAAAAACCCTCAATGAAGGACTTGGAAAAGGCATTTCAAGGGAATTTGTGTCGATGTACGGGATACCGACCAATAATCGAAGGATATCGAACCTTTACGAAGGACTTTTCTGagggaaaattcaaaaatcagtGTCCAATGGGGGAGAAATGTTGCAAAAATCAACTtggaaataaactttttgacgaaaatgagttcgaaaaatacgaaaatcaaGGTCAAGAAGTAATTTTTCCTCCGggattgaaaaataacaacgaCCTTGACAcggaatttttactttttaaaggtCCTCGTGTTGAATGGTATCGACCAGTGACCTTGAAACAACTCAAGagcatcaaagaaaaatttccttttgcaaaaataattgctGGCAATACCGAAATTGGTCTcgagatgcaaaaaaatttgaaaaaatatcaaattttgataaatgttgAGCACATTTCAGAATTAAAAAGCATCAAAAAGTCATCGGAAGGCCTGAAAATTGGAGCAAATGTCACTCTTTCGTCTTTAGAGGCAATTCTTTCAacagaaattgatgaaaatccaACTTCAACGAGACTTTTCAAAGCCATCCGCGACATGTTACACTGGTTTTCGGGAGCTCAAGTGCGAAATGTGGCAACTGTCGTTGGAAATATCGTCACTGCAAGTCCCATTTCGGACTTGAACCCGATTTTACTTGCAGCTGGAGTGAAATTGGAGATTTTTAACCCAAAATCTAACAAAACGATGGTCGTTGAAAtgaattcttcatttttcacagGATATCGCAAGACAATTTTGGCAGAAAATGACGtcgttttgtcatttttcctcccttttaacaacaaaaatcaacattttcgGGCCTATAAACAGTCGAAACGCAGAGATGATGACATCGCAATCGTTAATTTAGCGATAAATGTCGAGCTGAAAGACAATTCGAAGGAAATTTCAAGTGTTAAAGTTGCG aaaaaattaaatttcaaatggaATAACGACTTTTTAGAAGCAATTATTGCGAAATTAAGCaattatttcaatgaaaatttgaaaaatgacgCTCCAGGAGGCGAAACTCAATATCGCAAAACCCTCGTTTTGAGTCTTTTTTATCAAGGATTTCTTTctattttgaaggaaattgacGGAGAAGTTCTTCCTCGTGAACTAATTGACCTCTATGAAGGTCAAATCCCGCAAAGTAGCCAACTTTTTGAGAAACCAGATGAAAATCAGGCGAAAAATGATCCCATTGGTCGTCCCGAAGTTACAATTTCCGCTTTTAAATGCACGACAGGCGAAGCGATTTACACCGATGACATCCCGTCGTTCAAAAATGAGCTTCACATGGCGTTACTTTTCAGCGAAAAAGCTCATgcgaagattttaaaaataaatcccgACAAAGCTTTGAAACTGGAAGGCGTTGAAGCGTTTTTCAGTGCTGAAAATTTGACAGAAGAGCAGAATAAATACACTTTAGTGCTGGATGACGAACGAGTCTTTAAAGATAATGTCGCGGAATGTAATGGACAAGTACTTGGAGCGATTGTAGcgaaaagtagaaaattagcACAAGAAGCAGTAAAATTGGTAGAAGTTGAGTATGAAGAGTTAGAAGCAATTGTGACGTTGGAAGAAGCAATTGAACGGGAGTCGTTTTATCCGAATTTTCCGATAAAGTTGGAGAATGGAGATGTTGAAGCTTTGGAAAATGAtccaaaaatcatgaaatttgaaGGAACGTTTCGAACTGGGAAGCAAGAACATTTTTATATCGAGCCACAGTCAGTTATTGTAGTTCCGAag atatttatttaa
- the LOC134827288 gene encoding xanthine dehydrogenase-like, translating to MVALPAVFAAGKLGCPIRCVLTREEDMISSGTRSSMLFKYKVWFNAAGDLLGLDVKLWINAGCTMDFSCAVLERAMMHVQNCYNIPNVRVTGWTCKTNTVSNTVYRGSGSPQATMMAEKMIREISRVLKVDYVDLIARNLYREGQKTFYNQKILNCNVERCFKECLETSNYRKRLQKVTNFNENNRWKKRGITILPTMFGAGFVPVFLNQAGALVHVYTDGSVLLTHGGVEIGQGLHTKMVQIASRVLGIPMEKIHIAETATDKVPNATTTSASSSSDLNGPAVIAACQKIIDRLAPYKEKFPEETWEKWVSRAYMDRIQLSATGFFKQSDIGYDWEKNEGNAWYYFVFGAACAEVEINCLTGDHVVKRVDIVMDCGSSMNPAVDIGQIEGAFVQGYGFYTMEETLYEPNGRQITRGPSNYKIPGFNDIPEEFYVSLLTGAPNPRAVYSSKAIGEPPLHLSSSVFFAIQEAIFAARQENGIQGEFEFNVPATAARIRMACCDKFTEMVKTNDDEDKKKYWSVQA from the exons ATGGTTGCCCTTCCCGCAGTTTTCGCAGCAGGAAAATTGGGCTGCCCAATCCGATGTGTCTTAACGCGAGAGGAAGATATGATCTCGAGTGGCACAAGAAGCTCCATGTTGTTCAAATATAAAGTCTGGTTCAACGCAGCGGGAGATTTATTGGGACTGGATGTGAAATTATGGATCAACGCTGGATGCACGATGGATTTTTCGTGTGCG gtccTTGAACGAGCAATGATGCACGTCCAAAATTGCTATAATATCCCGAATGTTCGTGTCACGGGTTGGACTTGCAAAACAAATACCGTTAGCAATACAGTATATCGCGGATCTGGATCGCCCCAAGCTACAATGATGGCGGAAAAGATGATTCGTGAAATTTCGCGTGTCTTAAAAGTCGATTATGTTGATTTAATTGCGCGAAATTTGTATCGCGAAGGACAAAAAACGTTCTACAATCAAAAAATCCTGAATTGCAACGTTGAAAGATGCTTCAAAGAGTGTCTTGAAACCTCAAATTACCGTAAAAGGCTCcaaaaagtcacaaatttcaatgaaaataatcGTTGGAAGAAACGGGGAATCACAATTTTGCCCACAATGTTCGGCGCGGGTTTTGTTCCAGTTTTTCTCAATCAAGCAGGAGCTTTAGTGCACGTTTATACCGATGGTTCGGTCCTTTTAACGCATGGCGGAGTCGAGATCGGACAAGGACTTCACACAAAAATGGTTCAAATTGCCTCTCGGGTGCTCGGGATCCCaatggaaaaaattcacattgcTGAAACGGCAACGGATAAAGTCCCAAATGCAACAACAACTTCCGCTTCATCGTCTTCCGACTTGAACGGACCTGCTGTCATAGCAGcttgtcaaaaaatcatcgatCGCCTTGCGCcttataaggaaaaatttcccGAAGAGACTTGGGAAAAATGGGTCTCTCGAGCGTACATGGATCGCATTCAACTCTCGGCAACgggatttttcaaacaatccGATATCGGATACGATTGGGAGAAAAACGAAGGCAACGCTTGGTATTACTTCGTTTTTGGCGCGGCATGTGCTGAAGTCGAAATAAATTGCTTGACGGGAGATCACGTCGTCAAAAGAGTTGACATCGTCATGGATTGCGGAAGTAGCATGAATCCAGCGGTAGATATTGGGCAAATTGAGGGAGCTTTTGTTCAAGGTTACGGATTTTACACGATGGAAGAAACCCTTTACGAGCCAAATGGAAGGCAAATCACGAGAGGACCGAGTAACTACAAAATCCCGGGATTTAATGACATTCCGGAGGAATTTTATGTGTCGCTGTTGACGGGAGCTCCAAATCCGCGTGCAGTTTATTCGTCAAAAGCGATTGGAGAACCTCCGTTGCATTTGTCGTCTTCTGTGTTTTTTGCCATACAAGAAGCGATTTTTGCTGCAAGACAGGAAAATGGGATTCAAGGAGAGTTTGAGTTTAATGTTCCAGCAACTGCAGCTCGTATAAGGATGGCGTGTTGTGATAAATTTACagaaatg gttaaaacAAATGACGATGaggataagaaaaaatattggtccgttcaagcttaa